A single region of the Bifidobacterium asteroides DSM 20089 genome encodes:
- a CDS encoding MFS transporter, whose amino-acid sequence MVLASLFNTVGGELFNIVFIVYAQTMPFVELAVSVVSMAWVAPALTAIPIGYLADRTVRKTRMQLVIKLVQVCIYLVIAMAIGRSKSLLVFLLLVAMDMASSMLEGYASSLWMPVLKHLVQPGQLHQATSITSAASNVAAVISAGGGAVLIAILGNKFTVFALINVATFLLAGLLVAIGYREFARAEVSDNGSPVGKHVGLSYSLRVTLGEFRSSTFLILMVGFGCLVNLLGTALQPLLNLGLISMPEVWWGSYGTTIAAVNGISSLGLILGALLASDSLRRLPMAHLLTGVMAAAAMVGVNLVWLHIPALLFLPLLVMNYLLGKINPRFMTMLISTVGEDHLAATMGVVQTVMMIGAPLGQMIFLALGNLVGIVITVSLYAGLTGLLALAIFFTGLLGMNAKDPTPDMGRRQKSG is encoded by the coding sequence ATGGTTCTGGCCAGTCTGTTTAATACGGTCGGTGGTGAACTCTTCAACATCGTCTTCATCGTCTATGCACAGACCATGCCCTTTGTCGAACTGGCCGTCTCCGTAGTCTCAATGGCCTGGGTGGCTCCAGCCCTGACGGCCATCCCGATCGGATACCTGGCCGACAGGACCGTGCGCAAAACACGGATGCAACTGGTGATCAAACTGGTTCAGGTTTGTATCTATCTGGTCATTGCCATGGCGATCGGAAGGTCCAAGAGCCTACTCGTCTTTCTGTTGCTGGTAGCCATGGACATGGCATCTTCCATGCTGGAGGGATATGCGAGCAGTCTGTGGATGCCGGTCCTCAAACACCTGGTCCAGCCAGGCCAGCTCCACCAGGCGACCTCGATCACTTCCGCTGCATCCAATGTCGCGGCTGTCATCAGTGCAGGCGGAGGTGCAGTGTTGATTGCCATCCTGGGCAACAAATTCACTGTATTCGCGTTGATCAACGTAGCCACCTTCCTGCTGGCAGGGCTTTTGGTAGCCATAGGCTATAGGGAATTCGCCAGGGCGGAGGTCTCAGACAACGGTTCACCTGTGGGCAAGCATGTGGGCCTGTCCTACAGCCTCCGTGTGACTTTGGGGGAGTTCCGCAGCTCCACCTTCCTGATCCTGATGGTGGGCTTCGGCTGTCTGGTCAACCTTCTGGGGACGGCCCTGCAGCCCCTGCTCAACCTGGGGCTGATTTCCATGCCCGAAGTCTGGTGGGGAAGCTACGGAACGACCATAGCCGCCGTCAACGGCATCTCCTCCCTGGGACTCATCCTCGGTGCACTCCTTGCCTCAGATTCGCTCCGGCGGCTGCCCATGGCCCACCTGCTGACCGGAGTCATGGCCGCAGCCGCCATGGTAGGGGTCAACCTGGTATGGCTGCACATTCCTGCCCTGCTCTTCCTCCCGCTCCTGGTCATGAACTATCTTCTGGGCAAGATCAATCCTCGGTTCATGACCATGCTCATCAGTACTGTGGGCGAGGACCACCTGGCTGCAACCATGGGAGTGGTACAGACTGTCATGATGATAGGGGCGCCTCTGGGTCAGATGATTTTTCTGGCCCTAGGCAATCTGGTCGGCATCGTCATTACCGTGTCTCTTTATGCGGGCTTGACAGGCCTGCTGGCTCTGGCCATTTTCTTTACGGGATTGCTTGGCATGAACGCCAAGGATCCGACTCCCGACATGGGACGAAGGCAAAAGTCGGGCTAG
- a CDS encoding TetR/AcrR family transcriptional regulator, with amino-acid sequence MGTPKDPEGHRNQILDVAQRLFLEKGYDGTSIQDIVDGLGGMTKGAVYYHFPSKTAIFRAVTERMASSSSQGDWLGQWPGKTGLEKLRNELIASLSAYSRLDVTFSARTLLKSPRMVGEMYLKSMDRIVDVITPYVREGVEDGSIAPCNPEDLAQVLYILLNMWIGIRFSTMTRDQVVSKFTLLADMLKGIGAPVIDDRVIRAAVHLHAHLKSNPLTATGGESTQVESDLNQDQGVA; translated from the coding sequence ATGGGCACGCCGAAGGATCCCGAAGGACATCGCAATCAGATCCTTGATGTGGCCCAGCGGCTCTTCCTGGAAAAGGGATATGACGGGACCAGCATCCAGGACATCGTCGATGGTCTGGGCGGTATGACGAAGGGGGCGGTCTACTACCATTTTCCTTCCAAGACGGCCATTTTCCGTGCGGTTACAGAGCGCATGGCTTCCTCCTCATCCCAGGGGGACTGGCTGGGGCAATGGCCCGGAAAAACTGGTCTGGAAAAACTGCGCAACGAGCTGATCGCCTCCCTGTCGGCTTACTCGCGTCTCGATGTGACCTTTTCAGCCAGAACCCTGTTGAAGAGCCCCCGCATGGTGGGGGAGATGTACCTGAAATCCATGGACAGGATTGTGGATGTGATCACCCCCTACGTCCGGGAAGGTGTGGAAGACGGTTCCATCGCCCCCTGCAATCCCGAGGATCTGGCCCAGGTGCTATACATCCTGCTCAACATGTGGATAGGGATCCGATTCTCTACCATGACCCGGGACCAGGTGGTCTCCAAGTTCACCCTGTTGGCCGATATGCTCAAGGGAATAGGGGCTCCGGTCATCGATGATCGGGTCATTCGCGCAGCTGTGCACTTGCATGCACATCTGAAGAGCAATCCACTGACTGCCACAGGTGGGGAGTCCACGCAAGTGGAATCTGACCTGAATCAGGATCAAGGGGTCGCTTAG
- a CDS encoding ABC transporter ATP-binding protein has product MKVLEADGIVQVFEGREVLSGLDLTMGQGEVLGLLGVNGAGKSTLLKILTGMQRPVGGRVRFLGKPLSEGYPGILARMGVSINVPVFYESLNARENLEIDLAYLALADGGRRVAEITGISQLLEKVGLTADSATPVGRYSTGMRQRLALARCMGHHPDLYLLDEPLNGLDPVAIGQLRDSLRSLAAQGSAVLFSSHILSEVLRTADRVMVVADGRVSLRASVPELLSKGQETAERTLIKAMEG; this is encoded by the coding sequence ATGAAGGTGCTGGAGGCGGACGGTATCGTCCAAGTATTTGAAGGCAGGGAGGTGCTGTCCGGACTGGATCTGACCATGGGGCAGGGCGAGGTTCTGGGCTTGTTGGGTGTCAACGGGGCTGGCAAGTCCACGCTGTTGAAGATTCTGACCGGAATGCAAAGGCCCGTCGGCGGTCGGGTCCGCTTTCTGGGCAAACCTCTTAGCGAAGGCTATCCTGGCATTCTCGCCAGAATGGGGGTGTCCATCAACGTGCCCGTCTTCTACGAGTCCCTCAATGCCAGGGAGAACCTGGAGATTGACCTGGCCTACCTTGCGCTGGCAGACGGGGGGCGTAGGGTCGCCGAGATCACTGGAATCAGCCAACTTTTGGAGAAGGTTGGATTGACTGCGGATTCAGCCACGCCCGTTGGCAGGTATTCCACGGGTATGAGGCAGAGGCTGGCCCTGGCCAGATGCATGGGCCATCATCCCGACCTTTACCTACTGGACGAGCCGCTCAACGGGCTGGACCCGGTAGCTATCGGACAGCTGCGAGACAGCCTGCGAAGTCTGGCCGCCCAAGGCAGTGCGGTCCTCTTTTCCAGCCACATCCTCTCCGAGGTGCTGCGCACTGCCGACCGCGTGATGGTGGTGGCGGACGGCAGGGTCAGCCTGCGGGCCAGCGTGCCGGAACTGCTCAGTAAGGGCCAGGAGACCGCCGAGCGAACCCTGATCAAGGCCATGGAGGGCTGA
- a CDS encoding ABC transporter permease, with product MKTLLKLELKKTRLWPCIFAGLAVVAAALALGGMFLAIGHTGGRSDPRLSSLVFVLQMAMVILLVGFSLVAAALCNLVFIEPYTGRNLALTLSCPVSRGRILLAKLVFVGLFTALSYSAGAVITLTVMLLVDRLVGSLGTGSPGGLLGQVLLMLATSLTGLVGLVGIALCLGFWKRSLPIMFGVLLLLDAVVGNLLSLSPLLSALVLLIIFLASLPAWWLLHRTLMKIELP from the coding sequence ATGAAGACGCTGCTGAAATTGGAGCTGAAAAAGACGAGACTATGGCCCTGCATCTTCGCAGGATTGGCAGTGGTGGCTGCAGCCTTGGCACTGGGAGGCATGTTCCTGGCCATCGGCCACACGGGCGGCCGGTCCGACCCTCGGCTGTCCAGTCTGGTCTTCGTGCTGCAGATGGCCATGGTCATCCTTCTGGTGGGTTTCTCTTTGGTGGCTGCTGCCCTCTGCAACCTGGTTTTCATCGAACCCTACACAGGAAGGAACCTGGCGCTCACCCTGTCATGCCCTGTATCGCGGGGCCGAATACTGTTGGCCAAGCTGGTATTCGTAGGCCTCTTCACGGCCCTGTCCTACTCGGCGGGGGCGGTCATCACCCTCACTGTCATGCTGCTGGTCGACCGCCTTGTTGGCTCGCTCGGGACGGGTTCGCCAGGCGGTCTGCTCGGACAGGTTCTCCTCATGCTGGCCACCAGTCTCACAGGACTGGTGGGACTGGTCGGCATCGCCCTTTGCCTAGGCTTCTGGAAGCGCTCCCTGCCCATCATGTTCGGGGTCCTGCTCCTGCTGGATGCTGTGGTGGGTAACCTGCTCTCCCTCTCCCCGCTGCTGTCTGCGCTGGTGCTTCTGATCATCTTCCTGGCCTCCCTGCCGGCCTGGTGGCTGCTTCACCGGACCCTCATGAAGATCGAACTGCCCTGA
- the aroA gene encoding 3-phosphoshikimate 1-carboxyvinyltransferase: MVTMTAEETWEAPQAGGPLDATVTIPGSKSLSNRYLILAALGSRPVRLTGLLRSRDTDLMIQALETLGVSCRVDPNSPTEVTVVPPAGGRFRGGARVECGLAGTVMRFVPGLAMLADGPTHFDGDQQAYRRPMKPLLDGLTQLGAKIDYLGQEGFLPFVLTPPAHLVGGEVTIDSSASSQFISGLLLLAARADGPTTIVHSGQHLPSLPHITMTVEDLRQAGVQVQANPDRCRWSVEGRGPAGTQLPDQVQVEPDLSNAAPFLGAALIGGGQVSVPNWPDDTTQPGGLLPKYLETMGAKVDMVPGGQGSATCRVTGGEAIHGLGDFDLSPAGEIVPSIAAILVFADGLSRLHGIGHLRGHETNRLKALATEIIRIGGRARELDDGLAIEPVPIQRMHGAVMETYADHRMATFAAMIGLKIPGIRVRNIGTTAKTMPDFPGMWKRMLADEGQG, encoded by the coding sequence ATGGTTACCATGACAGCGGAAGAGACGTGGGAGGCACCGCAGGCTGGTGGCCCCTTGGATGCAACGGTGACCATACCGGGGAGCAAGTCCCTCTCGAACAGGTATCTGATTCTGGCGGCCTTGGGAAGTCGACCCGTCAGGCTGACTGGTCTGCTCAGATCGCGTGATACGGACCTGATGATTCAGGCTCTGGAGACCCTTGGCGTGAGCTGTCGGGTTGACCCGAACAGTCCCACAGAAGTGACAGTTGTTCCACCGGCAGGCGGACGTTTCCGTGGCGGCGCCCGGGTAGAATGCGGACTGGCTGGAACCGTTATGCGCTTCGTGCCGGGCCTGGCCATGCTGGCTGATGGCCCCACACACTTCGACGGGGACCAGCAGGCCTATCGGCGACCTATGAAGCCCCTGTTGGACGGCCTGACCCAGTTGGGAGCCAAGATAGATTACCTGGGCCAGGAGGGCTTCCTGCCCTTTGTGCTCACGCCGCCGGCTCACCTGGTTGGCGGAGAGGTGACCATAGACTCCTCGGCATCCTCGCAGTTCATTTCCGGGCTCCTGCTGCTGGCGGCCAGGGCTGATGGCCCGACGACCATCGTCCACTCCGGGCAGCATCTTCCCAGCCTTCCACACATCACCATGACCGTTGAGGATCTGCGTCAGGCCGGAGTTCAGGTTCAGGCCAATCCCGACCGCTGCAGGTGGAGCGTTGAAGGCAGAGGGCCTGCTGGGACGCAGCTGCCTGATCAGGTCCAGGTGGAGCCCGATCTGTCGAATGCGGCCCCCTTCCTGGGAGCGGCTCTGATAGGTGGCGGACAAGTCAGTGTGCCCAACTGGCCAGACGATACCACGCAGCCAGGCGGGTTGCTGCCCAAGTATTTGGAGACCATGGGCGCGAAGGTAGACATGGTTCCCGGCGGACAGGGTAGCGCCACCTGCAGGGTGACCGGAGGGGAAGCCATCCATGGGCTCGGCGACTTCGATCTGTCTCCCGCGGGGGAGATTGTGCCCTCTATTGCAGCCATCCTGGTTTTTGCGGACGGGCTTAGTCGCCTGCACGGCATCGGCCACCTGCGTGGTCATGAGACCAACCGGCTGAAGGCGCTGGCCACGGAAATCATCAGAATAGGAGGTCGAGCCCGCGAACTGGATGATGGCCTGGCAATTGAGCCTGTGCCGATTCAGCGTATGCATGGGGCCGTCATGGAGACCTATGCCGACCATCGCATGGCTACTTTCGCCGCCATGATTGGTCTTAAGATACCTGGCATCCGGGTGCGCAACATCGGTACCACGGCCAAGACCATGCCTGACTTCCCGGGTATGTGGAAGCGAATGCTGGCGGACGAGGGTCAAGGCTAA
- a CDS encoding NUDIX hydrolase, with product MSDEAQDLQARLADRLADRDAQGAKGIDMTRVPELVDDREVFRGPIFVIDQQQVAMFRRDGSKEIIDRQLIRHAPCVVMLVHDCTADAYLLTREYRVGAQAYVFGLPAGFIDPGESPVKAVLRELREETGLVPGPEGAPGSESHLDPENGWIDAAPDVYSSLGMSNELGHIVVLHLRRWHQGPTDFDPGEHIQSAWVSWQELCAAGVADAKAVVAIQHEAIHRLQKD from the coding sequence ATGAGCGATGAAGCACAGGATCTGCAGGCACGATTGGCCGACAGACTGGCCGACCGGGATGCCCAGGGGGCCAAGGGCATCGATATGACCCGTGTACCCGAGCTGGTGGATGATAGGGAGGTCTTCCGCGGTCCGATATTCGTTATCGACCAACAGCAGGTGGCCATGTTCCGGCGTGACGGTTCTAAGGAGATCATCGACAGACAGCTCATCCGTCACGCCCCCTGCGTGGTCATGCTGGTGCACGACTGCACTGCCGATGCCTATCTGCTGACCCGTGAGTACCGGGTGGGCGCCCAGGCCTATGTATTCGGCCTGCCAGCCGGCTTCATCGACCCGGGCGAGAGCCCCGTCAAGGCCGTCCTGCGCGAGCTGCGTGAGGAGACCGGTTTGGTACCCGGGCCTGAGGGTGCTCCGGGCTCGGAAAGCCATCTGGATCCGGAGAACGGCTGGATTGATGCCGCTCCCGATGTCTACTCCTCCCTGGGCATGAGCAACGAACTCGGACACATCGTGGTCCTGCATTTGCGTCGCTGGCATCAGGGGCCAACCGACTTCGACCCGGGCGAGCACATCCAGTCGGCCTGGGTCTCCTGGCAGGAGCTCTGCGCAGCAGGAGTCGCCGATGCCAAGGCGGTGGTTGCCATTCAGCACGAGGCCATCCATCGTCTGCAGAAGGATTGA